One Leptolyngbya sp. 'hensonii' genomic region harbors:
- a CDS encoding PP2C family protein-serine/threonine phosphatase → MTAVPVPRQPSQPPDRAGASPEMTPVFALKELVARLHREQHKIQDLLSSLSFALRSLNNLNQFLELIPLMASRVTDADGGALVMFKPNGQMRLERLHCQDNRQCNDIRKALEMATRQMTASLNGTAPGGSISPHKTTAALDHQVSYYLGSDVHLFGTAIIVKNAERGRLYVFSRDPEYTWTETRQKLVRLVADQTAVAIENDELTVELRKKERLDRELEIGAEIQLQLLPRKFPKINGIELTARCQNANRVGGDYYDFIPASYGQVRPRKDDELESGCWSLAIGDVMGKGVPAGLIMTMLRGMLRAEVLNRHSPARILQHLNRVMYADLENSNRFVTLFYSEYNPDTRILSYSNAAHNPPLLWQAEKRAVTRLDTLGMLIGLDPDAEYQDAQIQLQPGDILIYYTDGFTDAANRSGERFDEENLIKTFQWACQHCESAQAILEYLFAQVQQFIGTPSQNEDDMTLIVMHVKSSEHGNHFPVEAERGQPDVATGSTLPSLPVPPPKPSRKEVVLPRFDPR, encoded by the coding sequence ATGACTGCTGTACCCGTTCCCAGACAGCCTTCCCAACCCCCCGATCGCGCTGGCGCATCCCCGGAGATGACGCCCGTTTTTGCGTTGAAGGAACTGGTTGCCCGTCTGCACCGGGAACAGCACAAGATTCAGGATTTACTTAGTTCCCTCAGCTTTGCCCTACGCAGCCTGAACAATCTCAACCAATTCCTGGAGCTGATTCCCCTCATGGCCAGCCGGGTGACAGACGCAGATGGAGGTGCCCTGGTCATGTTCAAGCCGAATGGGCAAATGCGCTTGGAGCGGCTCCACTGCCAGGACAATCGTCAGTGCAACGATATTCGTAAGGCCCTGGAAATGGCCACTCGCCAGATGACTGCCTCTCTGAATGGAACAGCCCCGGGAGGCTCCATTTCCCCCCATAAGACCACAGCGGCCCTCGACCACCAGGTCAGTTACTACCTGGGTTCGGATGTTCATCTGTTTGGAACAGCCATCATCGTCAAAAATGCTGAGCGGGGGAGATTGTATGTCTTCAGTCGAGATCCAGAGTATACCTGGACGGAAACCCGGCAAAAGTTAGTCCGATTGGTGGCTGATCAGACCGCAGTTGCCATTGAGAACGATGAATTAACCGTGGAACTTCGGAAGAAAGAGCGTCTGGATCGGGAGTTAGAAATCGGGGCTGAAATTCAATTGCAGCTTCTACCCCGGAAATTTCCCAAGATCAACGGCATTGAACTCACGGCCCGTTGCCAAAATGCAAATCGGGTTGGAGGGGATTACTACGATTTCATCCCAGCCAGTTACGGCCAGGTCCGTCCCCGCAAGGATGATGAACTGGAATCGGGGTGCTGGAGTCTGGCGATCGGAGATGTGATGGGCAAAGGGGTGCCTGCGGGCTTGATTATGACGATGCTGCGGGGAATGCTGCGAGCAGAGGTTCTGAATCGCCACTCTCCAGCCCGCATCCTGCAACACCTGAATCGGGTCATGTATGCAGATCTGGAAAACTCCAATCGCTTTGTGACGCTGTTCTATTCGGAATACAACCCGGACACGCGCATCCTATCCTACAGCAACGCTGCCCACAATCCACCCCTGCTCTGGCAGGCGGAAAAACGGGCGGTCACCCGCCTGGACACATTGGGCATGCTGATTGGTCTGGACCCCGATGCAGAATACCAGGATGCCCAAATTCAGCTCCAGCCTGGAGATATTCTCATTTACTACACCGATGGCTTTACAGATGCGGCGAACCGGAGCGGGGAACGCTTTGATGAGGAAAACCTGATCAAGACCTTCCAGTGGGCCTGTCAGCATTGTGAGAGCGCGCAGGCGATTCTGGAGTACCTGTTCGCTCAAGTGCAGCAGTTCATTGGAACACCCAGCCAGAACGAGGATGACATGACCCTGATCGTCATGCACGTTAAATCATCAGAGCATGGCAACCATTTCCCAGTTGAGGCAGAGAGGGGCCAACCAGATGTTGCCACGGGATCGACCCTGCCATCTCTGCCCGTGCCCCCACCTAAGCCATCCCGTAAAGAAGTTGTGCTCCCCCGATTTGATCCTCGATAA
- the ftsY gene encoding signal recognition particle-docking protein FtsY has protein sequence MTFNWFRRQFNDSQEPTADPPADDQTAAEPAAPEPAAEAAPPAVDYLNYAKAAYENIRRRQQEEAAARVAVETAEPAREGEASQQEAIAAPGAAEPAGATSREEPQAEPVMAETSPALAEEPVLPSAATEAGTTGIIPELALAPSEPILALEPATIVEAEAAPTVEPVQEVALEELPGAPVEAALSTPDSIGGEPEEVALEPVIESDPAAPLPFWARAEAERLERLERLKERAIEEPDSLPPVPAEAAPAPEIDLPDLRFDEGFLWSAEVLAAQGRRASQISLEEITWLKRLRQGLDKTRRSLVNQLKAIVGQGPLNQDGVDEIESLLLQADVGVAATDRIITALQKKLRDEVLPPEAAIAYLKQILRDMLDQPLGERANNRIPVLVPEKDCLNIWLITGVNGAGKTTTIGKLAHIAQKSGYNCLIAAADTFRAAAVEQVKVWGQRSGVEIIANPGQNTDPAAVVFDAIAAAQARGTELLLVDTAGRLQNKKNLMDELSKIRRIIDKKATGVKIESLLVLDATLGQNGLRQAEVFQGAAQLTGVVLTKLDGTAKGGIALAIVQQLGLPIRFIGAGEGIEDLRPFSSYEFIEALLSN, from the coding sequence ATGACTTTCAATTGGTTCCGTCGCCAGTTTAATGACTCCCAGGAGCCGACTGCTGACCCACCGGCAGATGACCAAACAGCGGCTGAGCCCGCTGCCCCGGAGCCTGCGGCAGAAGCAGCCCCACCAGCGGTGGATTACCTCAACTATGCCAAGGCCGCTTATGAAAATATCCGGCGGCGGCAGCAAGAGGAAGCGGCCGCCAGGGTAGCAGTTGAAACTGCGGAACCAGCAAGAGAGGGAGAGGCTTCCCAACAGGAGGCGATCGCAGCCCCAGGTGCAGCAGAACCAGCAGGGGCAACCTCCCGGGAAGAGCCACAAGCAGAGCCAGTGATGGCTGAAACCAGCCCTGCCCTGGCTGAGGAACCAGTGCTCCCCTCCGCAGCAACAGAAGCAGGGACGACAGGCATAATCCCTGAGTTGGCATTGGCTCCCAGCGAGCCCATACTAGCCTTGGAACCTGCCACCATTGTTGAGGCAGAAGCAGCCCCCACCGTTGAGCCTGTCCAAGAGGTAGCTCTTGAAGAGTTGCCAGGGGCACCCGTCGAGGCAGCCCTCTCGACCCCAGATTCGATCGGGGGTGAGCCTGAGGAAGTGGCCTTGGAGCCCGTGATTGAGTCTGACCCGGCTGCTCCCCTGCCCTTCTGGGCCAGAGCCGAAGCAGAACGGTTGGAACGGTTGGAACGGCTGAAGGAGAGGGCGATCGAAGAACCTGACTCCCTCCCTCCGGTGCCAGCAGAGGCGGCCCCTGCCCCTGAGATAGACCTGCCTGATCTGAGGTTTGATGAAGGGTTCCTGTGGTCAGCTGAGGTTCTAGCAGCCCAAGGCCGTCGAGCCAGTCAGATTTCCCTGGAGGAAATTACCTGGTTGAAGCGGCTCCGCCAGGGATTGGACAAAACCCGCCGTAGTCTGGTGAACCAGTTAAAAGCCATCGTGGGTCAGGGTCCCCTGAACCAGGACGGGGTAGATGAGATTGAATCCCTGCTCCTACAGGCTGATGTGGGGGTCGCCGCCACCGATCGCATTATCACAGCACTGCAGAAAAAACTGCGGGACGAAGTTCTGCCCCCAGAAGCCGCCATCGCCTATCTGAAGCAAATCCTGCGGGATATGCTGGATCAACCCCTGGGAGAGAGGGCGAACAATCGCATTCCCGTGCTGGTCCCTGAAAAGGACTGCTTGAACATCTGGTTGATTACCGGCGTGAATGGAGCTGGCAAGACCACTACGATCGGGAAACTGGCCCATATCGCCCAGAAGTCTGGTTACAACTGTCTGATTGCCGCAGCGGATACGTTCCGGGCCGCAGCGGTGGAGCAGGTCAAGGTCTGGGGGCAACGCAGTGGGGTCGAGATCATCGCCAATCCAGGCCAGAATACGGACCCGGCAGCAGTGGTATTTGATGCCATTGCGGCGGCCCAAGCTAGGGGTACGGAACTCTTGCTGGTGGATACCGCTGGTCGTCTGCAGAATAAGAAGAATCTGATGGACGAGCTGAGCAAGATCCGCCGCATTATTGACAAAAAAGCCACGGGTGTGAAGATTGAATCCCTCCTAGTTCTGGATGCCACCCTGGGGCAAAATGGGCTGCGTCAGGCTGAGGTCTTCCAGGGAGCGGCCCAGCTCACGGGTGTGGTACTGACGAAGCTGGATGGTACCGCTAAAGGGGGAATTGCCTTGGCGATCGTTCAACAATTGGGCCTGCCCATCCGCTTTATCGGAGCCGGTGAAGGGATCGAAGATCTGCGTCCCTTCTCCAGCTATGAATTCATAGAGGCTCTTTTAAGTAATTAA
- the nusB gene encoding transcription antitermination factor NusB — MQSRQIARELALLGISQLRANQGFQGAQQLSGLLLAAIRALRTEVHDVLEGAASEVSRARDRLIDSDVRAADVQAAKTLLETAIASTQGAINRMGSAIELPELIHLANQEEVRAYALRLISAFHSHQAKIDEMLTQSLVDWQLDRLARIDRDILRIAVTEIMFIDDVPEQVAINEAVELAKRYSSDDGYRFINGVLRRVSNLIKAESV; from the coding sequence ATGCAATCGCGCCAAATCGCCCGAGAACTTGCTCTGCTGGGTATCAGTCAATTGCGGGCCAACCAGGGCTTTCAGGGAGCTCAGCAACTGTCTGGCCTGTTATTGGCAGCCATTCGAGCCCTGAGAACGGAAGTTCATGATGTCCTGGAAGGAGCGGCATCAGAGGTCAGTCGAGCCCGCGATCGCCTGATAGATAGCGACGTGCGAGCCGCTGATGTGCAGGCGGCCAAGACCCTGCTGGAAACAGCCATCGCCTCCACCCAGGGAGCCATTAATCGCATGGGTAGTGCGATCGAGTTACCAGAACTGATTCACTTGGCCAATCAGGAGGAGGTGCGAGCCTATGCCTTGCGCCTGATCAGTGCGTTCCATTCCCATCAAGCCAAGATTGACGAGATGCTGACTCAGTCGCTGGTTGATTGGCAGCTTGATCGTCTGGCTCGCATCGATCGAGACATTCTACGCATTGCCGTCACCGAAATTATGTTCATCGATGATGTGCCCGAACAGGTCGCTATTAATGAGGCAGTAGAACTGGCCAAGCGTTATAGCAGTGACGATGGTTACCGCTTCATTAATGGGGTGCTCCGTCGCGTCAGCAATCTGATCAAGGCAGAATCGGTCTGA
- a CDS encoding DUF502 domain-containing protein gives MLQRLKQDLKNDLIAGLLVVIPLATTIWLTITCANWVIDFLTQIPKQLNPFDGFHPILVNLLNLTVGLTVPFLGILLIGLMARNIAGRWLLDFGEQLLQAIPLAGAVYKTLKQLLETLLRDSGNKFRRVVLVEYPRQGLWSLGFVTGALGNEIQSHFSHDMLSVFIPTTPNPATGWYVVVPEQDVINLAMPIEEAFKVIVSGGIVSPTSLPSGPLVSEAELKLDPPLAERTWQTLSLEHNED, from the coding sequence GTGCTGCAACGCTTAAAACAGGACCTGAAGAATGACCTGATTGCCGGCCTGCTGGTGGTCATCCCACTGGCTACAACTATCTGGCTGACAATTACCTGTGCCAATTGGGTGATTGACTTCCTGACCCAAATTCCCAAGCAACTGAACCCCTTTGATGGATTTCACCCCATCCTGGTCAATCTGCTCAATCTGACCGTTGGTTTAACGGTTCCATTCCTGGGCATTTTGCTGATCGGTCTGATGGCCCGGAATATTGCGGGTCGATGGTTGCTGGATTTCGGGGAGCAACTCCTGCAGGCTATTCCCCTGGCTGGGGCCGTTTACAAAACCCTAAAGCAGCTCCTGGAAACGCTGCTGCGAGATTCCGGCAATAAGTTCCGTCGGGTTGTGCTGGTGGAATATCCCCGCCAGGGATTGTGGTCCCTCGGCTTTGTCACCGGCGCATTGGGCAACGAGATTCAATCCCATTTCTCCCACGACATGCTGAGCGTCTTTATTCCGACGACGCCCAATCCTGCTACTGGCTGGTATGTGGTTGTGCCAGAGCAGGATGTGATTAACCTAGCCATGCCGATCGAAGAAGCTTTTAAGGTCATTGTTTCTGGGGGAATTGTCAGCCCCACCTCTCTACCCTCTGGTCCCCTGGTTTCTGAGGCAGAATTAAAGTTAGACCCGCCCCTAGCGGAAAGAACCTGGCAAACCCTCTCCCTGGAGCACAACGAGGATTAG
- a CDS encoding DUF3352 domain-containing protein encodes MKQRSFFSILAGVVLTLLAVGAGGFYWLLGQSPLGVAGQQGTPTAAIFVPKQAPIVASLLINPDQLAAFRQIATPPAGRRQARMEWQHLQQGLLAGTDLNYERDVQPWVGNELTVAVTTADIDRDGQNGRQPGYLLAIATKDADRSREFLQVFWQKQALAGVDLVFEQYKGVKLIYGNSPDASQSDKRQEKGKPSGEDIAPGLSLASAAVGNQFVLFANHPRVLRDAINNVQAEELALASSPTYQTAIANLTENRIGLVYVNLPHWSDWLGGSSRTNLTNTLPPTYESLAIAPGIAPGGLRAETLLLTAPGQSLMAYSSPLAKPVQALQYIPADSLLAAGGTNLNHLWQQVSQSLTGYPSLASRINRSLTGLQQLQPLDLPTDVFSWVQGEFALGLLPHPHQSQSDWIFVAQRSADTGAAITHLDELAQRQGFSVGSLTLGTQTVSAWTRLTTSGKQSRKQRADAGLEAQVQGLHATIADYEIFATSIEAMTAALQAPQAALLTDPHFARAANQLPQPNDGYLFINWVTGQRSLEAQFPLLRLLNIAGQPFFNHLQSLTFSSSGSEAQLQRGQVFISVK; translated from the coding sequence ATGAAGCAACGGTCATTTTTCTCTATCCTGGCAGGCGTTGTCCTGACCTTACTGGCCGTCGGTGCCGGGGGGTTCTATTGGTTGTTGGGTCAGAGTCCGCTGGGGGTGGCGGGACAACAGGGCACACCAACTGCAGCTATTTTTGTGCCAAAACAGGCTCCGATCGTCGCCTCCCTGTTGATCAATCCCGATCAACTGGCTGCCTTTCGCCAGATCGCCACCCCACCTGCAGGCCGACGGCAGGCCCGAATGGAGTGGCAGCACCTCCAGCAGGGTCTCCTGGCAGGAACCGATCTGAATTATGAGCGTGATGTTCAACCCTGGGTAGGGAATGAACTGACTGTTGCGGTTACCACAGCAGATATTGACCGCGATGGCCAGAATGGCCGCCAGCCTGGTTATCTGCTGGCGATCGCCACGAAAGATGCTGATCGCTCACGGGAGTTTCTGCAGGTCTTCTGGCAGAAGCAGGCCCTTGCGGGCGTGGATCTAGTCTTTGAGCAATATAAGGGCGTCAAGTTAATCTATGGCAATTCACCGGATGCCAGTCAATCCGACAAGCGGCAGGAAAAAGGAAAACCATCCGGGGAAGACATCGCTCCCGGCCTATCCCTGGCCAGTGCTGCCGTGGGCAATCAGTTTGTCCTGTTCGCAAACCATCCTCGGGTTCTGCGAGATGCCATCAATAATGTCCAGGCTGAAGAATTAGCCCTAGCTAGCAGCCCCACCTATCAAACAGCAATCGCCAACCTCACAGAAAACCGTATTGGCCTGGTCTACGTTAACCTACCCCATTGGTCTGATTGGCTGGGTGGCTCATCCCGTACAAACCTAACAAACACCCTCCCGCCAACTTATGAGAGCCTAGCGATCGCCCCTGGCATTGCCCCCGGAGGGCTGCGAGCCGAAACCCTCCTTCTGACTGCCCCTGGCCAATCTCTGATGGCCTATTCCTCTCCCCTGGCCAAGCCCGTCCAGGCACTCCAGTATATTCCGGCAGATAGCCTGTTGGCCGCTGGGGGGACCAATCTGAATCACCTCTGGCAGCAGGTCAGCCAGAGTCTGACGGGCTATCCCAGCCTTGCCAGTCGGATTAACCGGAGCCTGACAGGGCTGCAGCAACTGCAACCCCTCGATCTGCCCACCGATGTCTTTAGCTGGGTACAGGGAGAGTTTGCCCTGGGTCTACTGCCCCACCCCCATCAGTCTCAGTCGGATTGGATCTTCGTCGCCCAACGATCGGCAGATACTGGAGCAGCCATCACCCACCTGGATGAGTTGGCTCAGCGGCAAGGGTTCAGTGTCGGCTCCCTGACCTTGGGCACCCAGACCGTTTCCGCCTGGACCCGCCTGACCACCAGCGGCAAACAATCCCGGAAGCAACGGGCTGATGCTGGTCTGGAAGCCCAGGTTCAGGGGCTACATGCAACCATCGCCGACTACGAAATTTTTGCCACCTCGATTGAGGCAATGACGGCGGCCCTGCAAGCTCCCCAAGCTGCTTTATTGACGGATCCCCACTTTGCCAGGGCGGCAAATCAACTTCCTCAGCCCAATGATGGGTATCTCTTTATTAATTGGGTTACCGGTCAGAGGTCACTGGAAGCCCAGTTCCCGCTACTGCGCCTCTTAAATATTGCAGGCCAGCCTTTCTTCAATCACTTACAATCCCTGACCTTCAGTAGTTCTGGCTCAGAGGCTCAACTGCAACGAGGGCAAGTCTTTATAAGTGTTAAATGA
- a CDS encoding AarF/ABC1/UbiB kinase family protein, whose amino-acid sequence MASSAITPIHNKPLRWQRSRYSLLARQADIFGSAATLMFYLWWDRFIAPNSSSHRHRRAQWLVGTLLDLGPTFIKIGQALSTRADLLPLEYVQALSRLQDQVPQFSATEAIAIIETELGKPLPNLFRDFDREPIAAASLGQVHKARLHTGEDVVVKVQRPGLEKLFALDFRVLYRLMRFTQRYFPWIRQYELEGIYEEFYTILNQEIDYVQEGKNADRFRQNFIENSRIKVPVIYWRYTTQKILTMEYAPGIKISDRQSLEACGLNVKEINQVGICCYLQQLLQDGFFQADPHPGNMAVSQDGKLIFYDFGMMSEVRSINKDQMVRTFFAVLKKDPDEVISTLTDMGLIEPLQDMAPVRRLVRFILDKFTERPIELQEFSQVKREIYTLFEQQPFRLPAKMTYILKSLTTLDGIARALDPDYNLMAASRPFVKSITLAPQRGRSLGELARQAQAFIRFKLQQPNPTQLMVRRLEERLEQGELEIRVKSIESDRALKRISIAIKSLIYACLSGFTLLSGVVLLLGPHTIWAIAAFGVAGFCSVLLIRSLVDLAVREKFDRLAEK is encoded by the coding sequence ATGGCCTCCAGCGCAATTACTCCGATCCACAACAAACCCCTGCGCTGGCAACGCTCCCGGTACTCGCTCCTGGCACGTCAGGCGGATATTTTTGGATCGGCAGCCACCCTGATGTTTTACCTCTGGTGGGACCGATTTATTGCCCCGAATTCCAGCAGCCACCGCCATCGGCGGGCCCAATGGTTGGTGGGAACGCTCCTGGACCTGGGACCCACCTTCATCAAAATTGGTCAGGCCCTCTCCACTCGGGCTGACCTGCTGCCTCTGGAGTATGTCCAAGCCCTCAGCCGCCTGCAGGATCAGGTGCCCCAGTTTTCCGCGACTGAGGCGATCGCCATCATTGAAACAGAACTGGGGAAGCCTCTCCCGAACCTGTTTCGGGACTTTGACCGGGAGCCGATCGCAGCCGCCAGTCTGGGCCAGGTCCACAAGGCCCGTCTCCATACCGGCGAAGATGTGGTGGTCAAGGTGCAGCGACCGGGCCTGGAAAAGCTATTTGCCCTGGATTTCCGGGTACTCTATCGGCTGATGCGCTTTACCCAACGCTATTTTCCCTGGATCCGCCAGTATGAGTTGGAAGGCATTTATGAGGAGTTTTACACCATCCTGAATCAGGAAATTGACTATGTGCAGGAGGGAAAAAACGCCGATCGCTTCCGCCAGAACTTTATTGAAAATTCCCGCATCAAAGTCCCGGTGATTTACTGGCGCTACACTACCCAAAAAATCCTGACGATGGAATATGCCCCCGGCATTAAGATCAGCGATCGCCAGAGTCTGGAAGCCTGCGGTCTGAATGTCAAAGAAATCAATCAGGTTGGGATTTGTTGCTATCTCCAGCAACTGCTGCAGGATGGCTTTTTCCAGGCCGACCCCCACCCCGGCAATATGGCCGTTAGTCAGGATGGAAAGCTGATCTTCTACGACTTTGGCATGATGTCTGAAGTGCGATCGATCAACAAAGATCAGATGGTCCGAACCTTTTTTGCTGTCCTCAAAAAAGACCCGGATGAGGTGATTAGCACCCTGACCGACATGGGGCTGATTGAACCCTTGCAGGATATGGCCCCTGTGCGCCGGTTGGTTCGGTTTATTCTAGACAAGTTTACGGAACGCCCGATCGAATTGCAGGAGTTCAGCCAGGTCAAGCGAGAAATTTATACTCTGTTTGAGCAGCAACCCTTCCGGCTCCCAGCCAAAATGACCTACATCCTCAAGTCTCTCACCACCCTGGATGGCATTGCTCGCGCCCTAGACCCAGACTATAACCTGATGGCGGCGTCACGCCCCTTCGTGAAAAGTATTACCCTCGCGCCCCAGAGGGGCCGGAGTCTGGGAGAACTGGCCCGTCAGGCCCAAGCCTTCATCCGATTCAAACTGCAGCAGCCAAACCCAACCCAGCTCATGGTACGTCGTCTGGAAGAACGGCTGGAGCAGGGAGAACTGGAAATTAGGGTCAAATCGATCGAGAGTGATCGAGCCCTTAAACGCATCAGTATTGCCATTAAGAGTCTAATCTATGCCTGCCTCAGCGGCTTCACCCTCCTATCTGGTGTGGTGCTGTTGCTGGGACCTCATACCATTTGGGCGATCGCAGCCTTTGGGGTGGCTGGCTTCTGCTCGGTGCTCCTGATCCGCTCTCTGGTTGATCTGGCCGTGCGGGAAAAATTCGATCGTCTGGCAGAGAAATAG
- a CDS encoding DUF3611 family protein, which yields MLKPGSPPTVQQVARNFRFVGWISFWVQLVVAVVASFILMFAGVSNNIRPNTAPDPGRGSGLFLTVCGLLLLYGGIYWAFRYTRLARRLVNVAPEDRPKKADTIQSLRIGLLLNLGGMGLTLLGAGATVGALFFKASTQQGGFVNDPSRLIQALDIFVVQANTNILLGLFIGLFAGLFLLNRIIR from the coding sequence ATGCTAAAGCCCGGATCGCCGCCAACTGTGCAACAGGTTGCCCGTAACTTTCGTTTTGTCGGCTGGATTAGTTTTTGGGTTCAACTTGTCGTGGCGGTTGTGGCCAGTTTTATTCTCATGTTTGCTGGGGTTTCGAATAATATTCGGCCCAATACCGCTCCCGATCCGGGCCGAGGGTCTGGGTTGTTTCTGACTGTTTGTGGCCTGCTGCTCCTCTATGGCGGCATCTACTGGGCGTTTCGCTACACCCGTCTGGCCAGACGTCTGGTGAATGTTGCCCCAGAAGACCGACCCAAAAAAGCGGACACGATCCAATCCCTGCGGATCGGACTCTTACTGAATCTGGGGGGGATGGGTCTAACCTTGCTGGGGGCAGGGGCGACCGTGGGAGCCCTGTTCTTCAAAGCCTCGACCCAACAGGGGGGCTTCGTGAATGACCCCAGCCGCCTGATTCAAGCCCTGGATATTTTTGTCGTTCAGGCCAATACCAATATTTTATTGGGACTATTTATCGGACTGTTTGCAGGGCTATTCCTACTAAATCGGATCATTCGATAA
- a CDS encoding M15 family metallopeptidase encodes MKPYQKVPISECQEPLLPIPLHRFAVETPHPYEKLGAPYGGKSPYFLRQGVLASLIAAQQLLQEQYPGWQIQIFDAYRPIAVQQFMVEQALAELAHTRGLVAATLSQPDRQVLLQEVYQFWALPSQDPATPPPHSTGAALDITLVDATGAIVTMGSPIDEISPRSLPNHFAESSDLAGQTYHQHRQILRSVMESIGFRQHPNEWWHFSLGDQMWAWLSQQPVARYGSC; translated from the coding sequence ATGAAGCCCTATCAGAAAGTCCCCATTTCAGAATGCCAGGAGCCCTTACTGCCCATTCCGCTGCATCGATTTGCCGTGGAGACTCCCCACCCCTATGAGAAGTTGGGAGCTCCCTATGGGGGCAAGTCGCCTTATTTTCTGCGTCAGGGGGTGTTAGCCAGCCTGATAGCAGCTCAGCAACTCCTTCAGGAGCAATATCCCGGCTGGCAGATTCAGATTTTTGATGCCTATCGTCCGATCGCCGTGCAACAGTTCATGGTCGAGCAGGCTCTGGCGGAACTGGCCCACACCCGTGGCCTGGTGGCAGCGACGTTGAGCCAACCCGATCGACAGGTGCTCCTGCAAGAGGTCTACCAGTTCTGGGCGCTGCCCAGTCAGGATCCGGCCACGCCACCGCCCCACAGCACCGGAGCCGCCCTGGATATCACCCTGGTGGATGCCACTGGCGCGATCGTGACGATGGGCTCCCCGATCGATGAGATCTCTCCTCGATCCCTCCCCAACCATTTTGCCGAGAGTTCAGACCTGGCGGGCCAGACCTACCATCAGCACCGTCAGATTCTGCGATCGGTGATGGAGTCAATCGGGTTTCGGCAACACCCCAACGAGTGGTGGCATTTTTCCCTGGGAGACCAGATGTGGGCCTGGCTGAGCCAGCAGCCCGTAGCCCGTTACGGCAGTTGCTAA